From the genome of Thermoplasmata archaeon:
GGCACTCTACAACGGGGCGCTCGTCCGGTACCTGGACTTCAACGACAGCTACCTGGCGAAAGGGGAGACGTGCCATCCGAGCGACAACGTCGGCGCGGTCCTCGCCGCCGCGGAGTACGCGAAGCGGAGCGGGGCGGACCTCCTCGTCGCGCTCGCCGTCGCGTATCAGGTCCAGTGCCGGCTCAGCGACGTCGCGCCGGTCCGGGCGAAGGGGTTCGACCACACGACCCAGGGAGCGTACGCGGTGGCGGCGGGGGTCGCGAAGGCCCTCGGCCTGGACGCCCGGAAGACCGCCAACGCGGTCGCGATCAGCGGGACCGCGTTCAACGCGCTCCGCGTCACCCGGACGGGCGCCTTGTCCCACTGGAAAGGGCTCGCGTATCCGAACACCGGCTTCGGCGGGACGCATGCGGCGTTCCTCGCGATGCACGGGATCACGGGGCCGCTCGAGGTCTTCGAGGGAAACAAGGGATTCATGGACGCGATCGCGGGCAAGTTCTCCATCGATTGGTCCAAGGAGGACTTGGAACGCGTGACGCGGACGATCGTGAAGAAATACAACGCGGAGGTTCACTCCCAGTCCGCGACGGAAGGCATCCTCGAGCTCCAAGCGGAGCACGGATTCACCGCCGCGGAGGTCGAACGGATCGAGATCGACATCTTCGACGTCGCGTTCAACATCATCGGCGGCGGCGAAGAAGGCTCGAAATACGGCGTTCGAACGAAAGAGGAGGCGGATCACAGTCTCCCGTACATCGTGGCGGTCGCGCTGCTTGATGGCACCGTGATGCCTAGCCAGTACGCGCCGGAGCGGATCCTCCGGGATGATGTCCAGCGGCTCCACCGGAAGGTGGTCGTCCGCGCAGACCCGGCGTACAGCGCCCGGTTCCCTGCCGAGATGCCTTGCCGCATCACGGTCCACCTGAAGGCGGGGCGGGCCCTCGAAAAAGAGAAGAGGGACTACGAGGGCTTCGTCACGCGACCCATGTCGTGGCCCTCCGCCTCGGCGAAGTTCCACGCGCTTGCGGCTCCCCTCGTGAGCGAAGCCTTAAGGAAGCGGATCGCCGGTACAGTCGAGAACTTAGAGAACATCCAAGTAGCCGAACTCGTCAAGTCGCTAGCGAAGATCCCGAGGCCTCCAAGGAGCGGACCCGAATGAGTTCCATGGATAGATCGAATGCGTGGCACGAGCAGGAGCGGGCGTTCAGCTGGGTCAGGCGGAACGATCGCGAGGGGAAGCCGCGGACGCGCGGGCTGACGGAAATCCGGGGCCCGTACTACACCGTCATGGGAGCGAAATACCTCGAAGACGTCCTGTCCACCGCCGGGGACTACGTCGACTCGCTGAAGTTCGCTGCGGGCTCTTTCTCCGTCATCCCGAAGAAGGCCTTGACGGAAATCCTCGACCTCTGCCACTCGTACGACGTGATGGTGTCCACGGGCGGGTGGATCGAGTACGTCCTGACGCAGGGCAAGGAGGCCGTGGACCGGTACATCGAGGAAGTCAAGTCGCTCGGATTCGACATCCTGGAGATCTCGGCGGGATTCATCAGCATCCCGATCGACGACTGGCTGGCCCTCGTCGAGCGCGTGAAGCAGGAGGGCCTGAAGCCCAAGCCGGAGGTCGGGATCCAGTGGGGCGCCGGTGGGGCGACGAGCGCGGCCGAACTCGAGGCGGAAGGCGTCCGGGACCCCGGCCGCGCGATCGCCGCCGCGAAGCGGTTCCTGAACGCGGGCGCATACCTCATCATGATCGAGTCGGAGGGAATCACGGAGAACGTGAAGAGCTGGCGAACGGACGTCGTCTCCCAGGTCATCGAGGCCCTCGGGACGGACAAGGTCATGTTCGAGGCCGCCGACCCCGAGGTGTTCACGTGGTACGTGAAGAACTATGGCGCCGACGTCAACCTGTTCGTGGATCACAGCCAGATCGTCCAGCTCGAGATCGTCCGTCGCGGAATCTGGGGGACGTCGAGTGTCTGGGGACGCATCTTGACGTACAAGCCCTGAGCCTCTGAGGCCCCTATACCGCCGCGACAATCTGAGCCCCACGGAATGAGGGAAAAATACGTATTGGCGGCGAAGTACAGATAGTATATATCGCGCCCTCAAGAGCCCCTCCCTCTCCTCCCCCGGCCGAGGCAACGTCATGGCGGGACTTCCGGAACGCAATTCCCTCTCTGTGCGCAGGACATTAGTGATCGCAATCGTCGTGGCCGCGCTGGTGGGAGCTGCGGCGGGATACACGGCTGGCTACCTTTCGCGAGCGCGGCAGCCGACGCAGGCCCGAGAGTTTTGGGTCTTCACGGTCGTGCTACCGTTCAACGATAGCACGCCAGGGTTCCCTTCCCACGACTACTTCGCGCCGGATCGGATTACGGTCAATTTGGGTGACTCGGTGACCATCCATTTCTTCAACACGGAGGAAGAGCCGGAGGACCACACGTTCACGATGGACGCACCGTATGCGATGAACCACGTGCTGCCGTACGGCAACACCACGACGTTCTCCTTCGTGGCGAACACGCCCGGAATCTTCGCGTACCGCTGCACGTACCACCCTCCGACGATGACGGGCTGGCTGGTCGTCTTGGAGGACTAGGCCGCCGCCGAGAGGAAGCGGGAGTGCGTTCTCCGTTCCCCATGAGCGTCTCTGGACACCCGCAACGCGATGGTAGCGACCGTGGAACCTGAGGGGAGCCTCGGGCGGCGGTCCCCTGCGACGGCGGGCCTCGACGTACGTATTGGGGTTGCCGTCCATATTCTACGTACAAGGAGTATATGGACGCGGTGATCCCTCGACGCGAAGAGGGATCCCATGGCATCAGAGCACGACTCCCCTGTCATGCCGACGTGTGTGAACTGCGGCGGAGCGCTCGAACGCATTGAGGAGAATACGATCGACATCGCGGGGGAGGATGTGACGTTCTACGCTGATCGGTGCACGTCCTGCCTGAACGAGTTCATGAACGCACCCGAGATCCTCCGACCGGACGAGGAACTCATCTCGACATTCGGGTCGACCGCGGGCCCGCTCGGTTCGTATCGCAGGATCATGACCTTGGCGAGTCGGGACCGGGACTTTCGCCTCTTCGCGGGCCCGAAGGCCGCCGCCGCCATCCTCGCACACCTCCTGGAGAAAGACCTCGCGGACGTCGTCCTACTCGCACACCAGGGAGTCACCGAAGAGCCGGTCGTCGCGTTCACGAAGGCCGACCTGTATCGAGCCGGCGATATTCGGATGGGGCCCGGCCGTGCGGTCTTCACGGGTAGCGGATTGCGGGCAAACCTCCTGACCCTCGCCCAGCTCAAGCGATTTGCCGAGACCGACCATGGACTGAACCCCCGCATCGCCGTGATGGGCCGCCCCTGCCAGAACTACACGGTCCGGAAACTTCGGTGGGACCGATTCATGCCGGGCTACGAACTCGCCTTCGCCCTCGGCACCTATTGTTACGGAAACTTCGCGCCGGCGGGCGCGGGGAACCGCCGACTTCGCGAGCTGCTCGGTTTCGACCCGTCGGAAATCCGGCAGGTCGAGTTCGTCGGCGAGGAGTTGCGGTTCACTTCGGAAGGGGGCGTCTCGTGCCGGGTGGGCCAGGATTCGGTCGCGGGCCTCGTGAACCCGAATTGCCTCCAGTGCTATGACTTCTCCGCAAGCTTCAGCGACCTAAGCGTCGGCCGCGTGGGCCCGGACGAGATGTTCGAGACCGCGGTCGTTAGGACGGATCGCGGCGAGCGAATCGTGGACCAGGCGATCCGGGATGGCGTCCTAATGACGTCCGCGGAAGTCTATGGCCAGCCGGACCTCTTGGTCGACGAGAGGCGGGCGGAGCTCTTCCTCGAGGCGATGGTCGACATCAAGAAGCAACTCACCCGGAACCTCCGCTAGCGCGTGTCCTAGCGTTACGGTCGACCATCCATACTCCCGGCATCGTTGGTTACGGAAGCCTCAAGGTCGGGCGGAGGCTCTGGAGAGATCCTGGCGGATTCGCAGGTATTCTTCCCGGTTCAATTCCCCGCGGGCATAGCGCTGGTCGAGCACGTCCAGCGGCCCCAAGGCAGGAGGCCCATAGATCGGGTACGCGGCCAGAGCTGCTGGCTCCCGCAGACCGACGAAAGCCACGAAAAGGATCACGATCAGGATCACGAAGGGGACGCCCATCATCAGGAGAGCCCACCCCCATCCGCCACCGCCCATCATCCCGTAGTATCCGCTCGACGGCATGCTCAGAGCTGCCAAGATTGCCAGGAGACCGATCCCAAGAACGACCGCGAGTACGACCCAGAGCCAGCGCTCCGAGGTTCTCGTTTCCATCAGCTCACCGGCACAGGATGGCGCGGAGCCCCTTTTCAAAGTGCTGTAATTGCTTAATCATCCCGCCTTCCGGTCCCTATCAACGACTCTCCATTGCGTCCACTCGGTGCTAGTGCCGATCGACTGGGAGGAAAATACATGTATATTCCTTTGCGAGACCGCAGGACGCTCCAAATGGCCGGCTCATTCGGTGGGGTTTCAGTCCCCTCGACTTATCCAGACCATGGGATGTTCCTATCCGGCCAACCAGCCTCCGTCGACATGGAAGGTTGCGCCGGTGCAGTAGTCTGCCTCGTCGGAGGCAAGGAAGACGGTGAGCGCTGCCACATCCTCGGGCCGGCCGATGCGGCCTTTGGGGATGCGTGCCAGGAGGGCCGCTTGGGCGCGTGCGTCGGCAGTTAAGTCCTTCGTCATGTCCGTGCCGATGATTCCGGGCGCGATCGCATTCACGCTGATGCGATGCGGGCCCAACTCCAGGGCCATGACCTCCGTCATCGCGTTGACGCCGCCTTTCGAGGCGCAGTAGTGCGCAATGTTCGGATAGCCGATCCCGACTTGTCCGGAGGCGATTGACGCAAGGTTGAGGATCCTTCCTCCCTTTCCACGGCGCGCCATTCCGCGAGCCACGGCCTGCGCGACGAGGAACTGGCCCTTCAGATTGATGTCGATCACCCGATCCCAGTTCGCCTCAGACATCGTTAAGAAGGGTTCGAAGAGCAGGATGCCCGCGTTGTTTACGAGGATGTCGATTCCCCCCCCAATTCCAGTTCGACGCGAGCGACCATGGCGTCTACGTCATCTTTCCTACTCACGTCACCTCGTACGGCGATCGATCGCTGACCCAGCTTGCGGATCATCATGACGACCGCCTCCGCCTTATCAGGTTCGCTGACGAGTTCACCGCGACATCGGCGCCCCCCTCGGCAAGGGCCCAGGCGATTGCCTTCCCGATGCCGCGGCCTGCACCCGTGACGAGGGCAACCTTTTCTCGGAGATCGAACATGGTTTCATCCTGAGGAATGCGAAGGCCTCCGCCCTCAAGGGCCTTGCCACCGTGGCTGAATATACAGGTACGTTCGTCGCCTGAGAAAGGCTGAGATACGCGGCGACCGAAGGTCTAATTATCCAAGGGATGGTCATGGTTGCAACAGAGTATCCGCTCGGGGGGACCGAAATGGAGAGCAGGAAAATCCAGAAGGTAGGCGCATCGACACTCACAATTTCGCTTCCAAAAACCTGGGTGACCCAACGGAAGCTGAAACGAGGCGATCCGGTGTTCCTCGTTGAGGAGGGCGAGGCGCTCAAGATCCTGCCGAGCCAAGAGGCGGCGGCCCGGAAGCGGTCGATGACGGAATTCGTCGTGGACGCGGACCTTTGCGACGAACCGGGGATGCTCGAACGGGTCATCGTCGGCAACTACGTGCTCGGACGGGAGAAAATCACCGTCCGCTCGGCACAGCGGCTGCGGAGCGAGCACCTCGACGAAATTCGGAGGGCAATGCGCCGGTTGATGGGGATCGGCATCCTCGATGAAGCGCCTTCGCGGGTGGTTCTCCACTGCTCGATTGATCCGACGAATTATCCCGTCGATGCTCTGATCAAGAGACTCTACAACCTCGGCGCCACAATGCTCTCGGAATCTCTCCAAGCCCTTGAGACCGCCGATGCGTCTCTCGCCGAAGATGCGATGAAGCGGGAGGACGACGCGGACATGATGTACTGGCTGATCCTCCGCCTGCTGCTATCGGCCCAGGTCGACGACACGCTCGTAGAGCGCCTGGGACTCCGGACTCGCCTGGAGATCGCAGGATACCGCGCGATCGCTCGCGACCTGGAGATCGCCGCGGACCACGCGCACGAAATCGCGACGCACGTGCGTGGGGTTCTGCGGGACGAGGTCGACATTCCGGATTCGATTGTTGGCGCGTTCGCGACCCTTGCAGATCTCATCGCGCACACGTTCGCCCTCGCGCTCGGCGCACTCTTGTCCCGCGATCTCAAGCAGGCCAATGCCGCGTTGAGCCTCTCGAATGACCTCGAGAAACGGGAGCAGGAGGTCGTCAAAAGCCTCCTCCGAGAATCCCGGGGGCAGCGGTCGAAGGAGCCGTCGTTCCTCCTCCCAGTCAGCGGAATCCTCCGAGGCATGGCGCAGATCGGGAGCTACGGGCGATCCATCGCGCTCATCGCATACAATCGGTATCTCGAGAAGCCTTCGAACCTGTGCCGTCCCGCATCGACCAAAGATTAGTGGCCGCGTTCGCGCCCAGGACGCTCGAAGTAAATACGAAATCATTATGCAATAGCCGATTCTTGAGGCCTCCATGGAGCCGAATCGGAGCCGTTGGGCGGGTCGCTTCATCGGGGCGGCCATCATCCAAGGTGCCATCGCGTTCGCCATCTTGGGCGTCTTGATCGGAATCAGCGCGCTGCAAATGAATCCGAGTCCCGGACGAATCGTCGCGGGAGGGGACACCTGCTCCGTCACGATCACCAACCAGACGGCAGGGACGGGCACGGCGACGTGCTCGAGCGCGGGGATGTGGTTCGTGGTCGGGATGATCGGCTACGGTCTCGTCGGCGTGTTGGGGGTCGCGATGAGCGCGCTGTTCTATCAGCACCTCGAGGTCACCGTTGGCGCGGTATACACCGGGTGGCGGAACTTCGTGGCCTGGCTTCACCTGATCCTCGGTGGCGTTGGCGCGAGCGCGGGGACTCTCCTCATGGCCTACGGGGGGTACATGGGAGGCGCGGCGTTGCTGCCCGTTTCCTCGGGGGGCCTCGGCAAGAACGCCTTCTACGTCCATACGAACATCCTGAACCCGCTCGCGCCGTACATCACCGCCCTCCTCGGCATCGCCCTCTTCGGGTTCTTCCTGGGAGGAGTCGGGTACGTCACCGTGTGGTGGTCCGCCCGGAAGAAGACAGCATCGGCCTGAGCTAGGACGAACACGGCGTCGAGGAGGCCGACGCGGGGCTTCCCGCGCCGGTTGTCTTCGTCGGCTGGATCAGGCGTCCATGTACCGGTAGAACTCGTACGGCGAAGGCCGGAGCGAGGTCTGCAGGTGCTCGTCGAGTTTCAGCTCCTCGTACTTCTCGAGGAGGTCCTGCGGGAAGACGGTCTTCAGGAACATGTAGTCCGTCTGCAGGTGCTCGATCGACTCCTTCAGGGAGCCGGGGAGCTCGCGGACGCCGTATTCTTTGCGCTTGCTCGCGCTCAGGTGGTACAGGTCCTGGTCCACCGGGTCGCCCGGGTCGAGCTTCCGCTTGACGCCGTCCAGGCCGGCGCACAGCATCGCGGCGAACGACAGATAGGGGTTGCACGCCGGATCCGGCGTGCGGTATTCGATCCGCTTCGCGGCCTCGATCCCCTGGTAGTACATCGGGATCCGGATGTTCGCGCTCCGGTTCCGCTTCGACCAGGCGATGAACACGGGCGCCTCGTAGCCCGGCACGAGCCGGCGGTAGGAGTTCGTCGTCGGGTTCGTGAACGCGCACAGGCTGCGGGCGTGGTCCATCAACCCGCCAATGTAGTACCGGCAGGTCTGGCTGATCTCCGCATACTCGTCCTTCGGATCGAACATCATGTTCTTGCCTTTCGTCCAGAGGCTCTGGTGGACGTGCATCCCGCTCGCGTTGTCGCCGAAGATCGGCTTCGGCATGAACGTGGCCAACATCCCCATCTTGTGGGCGACCATCTTCATGACGTACCGATACGTGACGACGTTGTCCGCCATCGGGACGAGTTCGTCGTACCGCATATCGATCTCGCACTGCCCCGCGGTCGCGACCTCGTGGTGATGCGCATCGAGGGTGAGGCCGAACGAGTCGATCAGGACGCGGCACGCCTCGTTCCGGAAGTCTTGGAGCGTGTCGACGGGCGGCGCGGGGTAGTAACCTTCCTTGAATCGGATCGGGAAGTTCTTGCCGCCGGTATCGCTCCACGGGGCTTCGCGAGACACGATCTCGTACCCGGCCCCCGACCACGGGTTCCGGACGGCGTCCGGGGTTGGCAGCATCCGAATTCCGTCGAACACGAAGAACTCGATCTCCGGCCCCCAGTACGTCGTGTCGTACCCTTGGTCCGCGGCGAACTGAGCGGCCCGCTGCGCCATGTAGCGCGAGTCGCGCGTGAAGCGCTCGTGGGAACCGCCCTCGTACACATCGACGAGGAAACGGGCCGTCTTGTGCGGCCCTTCGTACCATGGCAAGACCGCAAACGTCGATGGGTCGGGGTTCATCACCATGTCGGACTCGTGAATCTCCTTGAACCCTTTGATCGAGGAGCCATCCAGCTTGCCGACGCCCCGCTTGAACTCCTCTGCCCCCAATGAAGTGGACGGGATCGTGATGTGCTGGAGCGCACCGAGCACGTCCACGAACTGAAGGTCGACCCACCGGATGCGGTCGGTCTCGATCTGTTTCAACACCGATGCCACGGTCATCCTCTTCGACTTCGCCGGAGTGCTCGAAGAAATCGCCATGCCCTTCCCACCTGGACGGCCCAATGTCCGTCGGTTCGGGGAGAAATATGGACATATATAAACTGTTGTCCTCGGAAATCGTACATATGACCGGAACCCTCATATTCTCTGAGACATTGTTTGGAATGCCCCGCGGGCGTGGCGTCGAGTTCGAGCATTCGACCGACGGCCGCACGGAGGAACGACCATGGCATCCTCGGACGGACTCGACGATCTCGACGTTCGGATCGTGCGCCTCCTGAACGCCGACGCCCGGAAGTCGTTCCGGGACATCTCGAAGGAAGTCGATGCGAGCATCAGCACGGTCTCGAACCGGATTCGGAGGCTCGAGGAGGGCGGCGTCATCTCCGGCTACGTGCCGCTCCTCAACGAATCGAAGCTCGGCTTCGACGTCCTCGCGGTCGTCGGGGTGAAGATCCACAAGGGCAGACTCCTCGAGGTCCAGCGCCGCATCGCGAAGGACGAGCGCGTCACCCACGTCTACGACGTCACGGGCGAGTGGGACTCGATCGTCGTGGTGCGGCTGCGGACGACGCGCGAGCTCGACGCCTTCATCAAGCGCCTCGGCTCGATGGAATACGTCGAGAATACGTATACGCAGGTCGTGCTGAACGTCGTCAAGGAGGAGCGCCGCGTTCTCCTGTGAATTCCCGCGGGGTGCCTACACAACGTTTATGGGCGTAGGTCCGGATATCGCGGGGGGGAGAGTGGAGGGCGATGGCGGACCTCCTGAACTTCAATCCGAACCGGGAACTCGACTTCAGCCCGGGCCGCTCCCTCGAGTTCGATTCCCGACGTCCGCTCGAGTTCGACCCGCGTCGGGAGAGGGAATTCAACGCGAACCGCGATCTCGGTTTCGGCCGCCGCGGCGTCGTGTTCCGAGGGTTCGTATGCCCGATCTGCGGCGCCCTCGTGACGGAGGACGCGAAGCGATGCAACGAGTGCGGCGCGGTGTTCGATGACGGCTCGAGGGCGAGCGGGCCCCCGGCGCCGACGACCCCCGGCAAGGCCGCCCCGCCGAACGCGCCGAAAGCCCCGGCTGCTCCCGCGCGATCGCCCGCGACGACGACCTCCTGCGCGTATTGCGGTGCGAAGCTCAAGCGCACGGACACCTTCTGCTGGAACTGCGGGGCCCGAACACGCGGGGCCTCCGAAGTCGTGAAGCTGCCGACCCAGAAGGTCGAGTCCGTGACCCGCGACTGGCGTCAGGGGAGGTGAGACTATGGCCCTCCTCGGTCTGAGTCCGTACACATGGGTGATGATCGCGTTCCTCATGCTGCTCATCCTCGTCCTCGTGCTGGGGGACATTGGCGGCATCGATTTCGATCATGACATCAGCCTCGAAGTCGACACGGGCCTCAGCCCGCTCAGCCTACCAATCGTGGCGTCGTTCGGCACGGCGTTCGGCGGCTTCGGGACGATCCTCGAGACGCTGGGCTTCGGCCCGATCGCCACGCCGGTCCTCGCCGCGGTTTTCGCGATCCTCGTGGCGGGCGGGATGTACGTGGTCATGCTGAACCTCTTCGTGAAGAGCCAGGCGGAGACGCGGGTCGATCTCGCGACCCTGGTCGGATACAAAGGGCAGGTCATGATCCCGATCAAGCCGGGTCAGCCCGGGCAGATCGTCGTCGTGACGGAGGCGCGGGGGCGTACCTTGCTCCAAGCGATCTCCGACGACCCGATCGGCACGGACGAGCACGTCGTCGTCGAGTCAATCGTAGGCAATTCGGTCAAGGTGCACAAGGTGTAGGAGGGAGCGACATGGCGGACGGGGACATCATTGCAATCGTCGTACTGGCGATCGTGGGCGTCGTGTTTGGGACCGCGCTGTCGTATGCGAGCCGCTACAAGAAAGTCCCGCCGAATATGGCCATGGTGATCTACGGCCGCAAGCAGAAGGGCACCGGCGGGCGCGGATACCAGGTCAAGTCCGGCGGCGCGAAGTTCATCGTCCCGATCTTCGAGTCGGTGGAGTGGTTGAAGCTCGACGTGCGGACCCTGGACCTCGTCGTCACGGACATCGTCACGGACGTGAAGCGCTCGGGGGCGAAGATCAACATCAAGGCGGTCGCCCAGGTCAAGATCTCCTCGGACGAAGCGACCCTGAACACAGCGGCGGAAAACCTCCTCGGGAAGACGGAGCAGCAGGTCGACGAGATCGCCCTCAAGACGCTCGAGGGGCACGTGCGTGGCGTGTGCGCCACGCTGACCGTCGAAGAAGTCAACTCGGACCGCGACGCGATCGCCTCAAAGATCCTCGGCATGGCGGGCAACGACCTGCGGAACATGGGGATCGAGATCCGATCTTTCGTGATCAAGGAAATCGAAGACGCGATGGGCTACCTCGACGCCCTCGGCGTCAAGCGAACAGAGGAAGTCAAGCGGGACGCGAGGATGGGGAAGGCGAACGCGAACCGCGAGGCGACGATCGCGGAGGCCCAGGCGGCGCAAGAGGCCGAGAAGGCCAACGCAAACGCGGAGGCGAACGTCGCCCAGTTCCACCGAGACCGGGACATCATCAAGCAGCAGTCCGAGGCGACCGTGGAGTTCGAGAGGGCGAACAAGGAAATTGCCTTCCAGCTCCAGACGGCGAAGCGCCAACAGGAACTCATCGTCGAGCAACGGAAGATCGACATCCGCGCGAAAGAACAGGAAGTCCTCGTCCAGGAGCAAGAGGTCCGGCGGCGCGAACAGGAGCAAAACGCCGCGCAGGTCGTCCCAGCCAAGATGCAGGCGGACGCCATGGCGGCCCTGGCCGACGGCGAGAAGCGCAAGATGGTCCTGACGGCCGAAGGCGAGAAGGAGCGTGCGATCCTTGTCTCGGAAGGCGAGCGCGAGCGTCTCTCGCGGACGGCTGCCGGCGAGGCGGAGCGAATCCGACAGGAAGGGACGGCGGAGGCCGACATCATCCGCCTCAAGGGCGAGGCGCAGGCGTACGCCATTAAGGCGACCGGCCTCGCCGAGGCCGAGGCGATGAAGGCGAAGGCCGAGTCCTGGGAGCGGTACGGCCGCGCGGCGGTCACGCAGCTCATCGTCGAGAAGCTCCCGGAAATCGTCGCCAACGCGGCGAAGTCGCTCGAGACGACGCAGAAGCTCATCATCATGGGTGAGCGGGGGCCATCTCAGCTCGTCGGGAGCGTGGTGGACATCGCCGCCACGGCCCCCGCGCTCGTGAAGGCGCTGACCGGGATGGACCTCTCGGAACTCGCGGGCAAGCTGAAGGACATCTCGAAGTGAGCCCGTGGCCCAGAACTATTGCGGGGCGTGCGGGGCGCCGCTCCAACCCGGAGCCGCGTTCTGTGTGCACTGCGGGGCGCTGATCCCGAGGTCCACGCCCGTCGACACGGGAGCGCCCGCGGCTGCCCCGTCGCCGGCTCCCGCACCGACGTGGCCTCCGTCGACTCCGCCTTTCGCTCCGCAGACGCAGGCGCCGCCGACGGGACCTGGATACTGGCCTGTACCGCCGTATGCGGCTCTACCGACGAAGAAGAAGTCACCCTTGCTCGTGGTCGCGGTCGTGATCATCGCTCTCGTCGTCGTAGTCGGCCTCGCCGCGGCCGTCTACGTGCTCACGTCCGCGAAGGCGCACTTCGTGAGCATCACCAAGATGGGTCTCGATGGGAACGGCAACATGACCTTTGACGTGCAGTTCGCAATTGAGGGCGCGTCGATCGGTGTCGACAAGCTTCACCTGCACCTGCGCGCGTTCGAGAATGGGGTCCAGTA
Proteins encoded in this window:
- a CDS encoding SPFH domain-containing protein encodes the protein MADGDIIAIVVLAIVGVVFGTALSYASRYKKVPPNMAMVIYGRKQKGTGGRGYQVKSGGAKFIVPIFESVEWLKLDVRTLDLVVTDIVTDVKRSGAKINIKAVAQVKISSDEATLNTAAENLLGKTEQQVDEIALKTLEGHVRGVCATLTVEEVNSDRDAIASKILGMAGNDLRNMGIEIRSFVIKEIEDAMGYLDALGVKRTEEVKRDARMGKANANREATIAEAQAAQEAEKANANAEANVAQFHRDRDIIKQQSEATVEFERANKEIAFQLQTAKRQQELIVEQRKIDIRAKEQEVLVQEQEVRRREQEQNAAQVVPAKMQADAMAALADGEKRKMVLTAEGEKERAILVSEGERERLSRTAAGEAERIRQEGTAEADIIRLKGEAQAYAIKATGLAEAEAMKAKAESWERYGRAAVTQLIVEKLPEIVANAAKSLETTQKLIIMGERGPSQLVGSVVDIAATAPALVKALTGMDLSELAGKLKDISK
- a CDS encoding zinc ribbon domain-containing protein, giving the protein MAQNYCGACGAPLQPGAAFCVHCGALIPRSTPVDTGAPAAAPSPAPAPTWPPSTPPFAPQTQAPPTGPGYWPVPPYAALPTKKKSPLLVVAVVIIALVVVVGLAAAVYVLTSAKAHFVSITKMGLDGNGNMTFDVQFAIEGASIGVDKLHLHLRAFENGVQYGYGIYFWNQDALSVGTHTWGVHIAVNPNNLSAFTYRFTLEVNGSVMEQTTVT